A genomic region of Peptoniphilus sp. ING2-D1G contains the following coding sequences:
- a CDS encoding putative MutS domain protein (Mismatch repair contributes to the overall fidelity of DNA replication and is essential for combating the adverse effects of damage to the genome. It involves the correction of mismatched base pairs that have been missed by the proofreading element of the DNA polymerase complex; High confidence in function and specificity) — protein sequence MVFEKQKITLFLLVGAMILFIVTYSCILNRKNLKYIKHKVDRDFGKNPSDIKIDKKILKKLFENTVKGKYFLDDISANDINLDLVFEKYNHANTTVGAQYLYMMLRMPIFNKEYHDKLKDVILKLSEDIDAAKKLSVEFAKIGYFKRDVLDIIYDGIDYERYKKYKIPVYILTFSLVFLAVIYFVSKSFFGYSVIILLACGIYVSLKMEKATEGRILDFATLADILQISKEIEKIHISILKEDMEKVNKLNKDLSGIRRRTGQLSRFGTGSDVDFIIKILDVLVMYTPRKFFKTAELINENSEKLKDLYLVLGKMDAYLSLSSLYLSSDFTFAEYSTQKNELIFEKLNHPLLDENQVSVDADFTDINALITGSNYSGKSTFLRKIALATNLAMTIGFVPAKKYRTSFYFLQTSIDIKDSIEESISYFLAETLTIKRMIEKSDIKKLLVLDEIFRGTNTIDRISAACNTLKYLSKENKVFAATHDIELTELLKEEFKNYHFEEEIKDKDITFDYKLKDGPSKTRNAIEILNIKGYPEEIIVGAKKMAEEISRNKQIKYKF from the coding sequence ATGGTTTTTGAAAAACAAAAGATAACACTATTTCTATTGGTTGGAGCAATGATTTTGTTTATTGTTACCTATAGTTGTATTTTAAACAGAAAAAACTTAAAGTACATAAAGCATAAAGTAGACAGAGATTTCGGGAAGAACCCATCGGATATAAAAATTGATAAAAAGATTTTAAAAAAACTTTTTGAAAATACTGTAAAAGGAAAATACTTCTTAGATGATATATCTGCAAATGATATAAATTTGGATTTGGTTTTTGAAAAATATAATCACGCCAACACTACCGTTGGAGCACAGTATCTGTACATGATGCTAAGGATGCCGATATTTAATAAAGAGTACCACGACAAGCTTAAAGATGTGATCTTAAAATTATCCGAAGATATTGATGCGGCAAAAAAACTATCTGTTGAATTTGCAAAAATAGGATATTTTAAAAGAGATGTACTGGATATAATCTACGATGGAATAGATTATGAACGATATAAAAAATATAAAATCCCGGTATACATATTGACCTTCAGCCTTGTGTTTTTAGCTGTTATTTATTTCGTATCCAAAAGTTTTTTTGGGTATTCGGTTATTATTCTGCTTGCATGCGGAATATATGTTTCTTTGAAAATGGAAAAAGCCACAGAAGGCAGAATTTTAGATTTTGCCACTTTAGCTGATATTTTACAAATATCAAAAGAAATTGAAAAGATACATATATCCATATTAAAAGAAGATATGGAAAAAGTAAACAAACTCAATAAAGATCTTTCGGGAATTAGAAGAAGAACAGGTCAGCTGAGCAGATTCGGAACAGGATCCGATGTTGATTTTATAATTAAGATATTGGATGTGCTGGTAATGTACACTCCAAGAAAATTTTTTAAAACAGCTGAATTAATAAATGAAAATTCGGAAAAACTTAAAGACCTCTACTTAGTATTGGGAAAGATGGATGCTTATTTATCTTTGAGTTCTCTTTATCTATCATCAGATTTCACTTTTGCGGAGTATTCGACTCAAAAAAACGAGCTGATATTTGAAAAATTAAATCATCCGCTTTTAGATGAAAATCAAGTGAGTGTTGATGCGGATTTCACAGATATAAATGCTTTGATAACCGGTTCCAATTATTCGGGAAAATCCACCTTTCTTAGAAAAATCGCCCTTGCGACCAATTTGGCCATGACCATAGGCTTTGTTCCCGCCAAGAAATACAGGACGTCCTTTTATTTTTTGCAGACATCAATAGATATTAAAGATTCCATAGAAGAGAGCATTTCTTATTTCTTAGCTGAAACATTGACTATAAAAAGAATGATAGAAAAATCGGATATTAAAAAACTTCTTGTGCTTGATGAAATCTTCAGAGGAACCAATACAATTGACAGAATATCCGCCGCTTGCAATACTTTAAAATATCTTTCTAAGGAAAACAAGGTATTTGCAGCAACACACGACATAGAACTCACGGAATTGTTAAAAGAGGAATTTAAAAATTACCATTTTGAAGAAGAGATAAAGGACAAGGATATAACTTTTGACTATAAATTAAAAGACGGTCCGTCTAAAACTAGAAATGCAATAGAAATATTAAATATAAAAGGGTATCCCGAAGAGATAATAGTCGGCGCAAAAAAGATGGCTGAAGAAATCTCGAGAAATAAACAAATAAAATATAAATTTTGA
- a CDS encoding 3-oxoacyl-[acyl-carrier-protein] reductase (Catalyzes the NADPH-dependent reduction of beta-ketoacyl-ACP substrates to beta-hydroxyacyl-ACP products, the first reductive step in the elongation cycle of fatty acid biosynthesis; High confidence in function and specificity), producing the protein MAFTVKNKNVIVTGGGKGIGYGITEVFLKEGANVVFSGRNVEQGERTVKELSKYSGKIKFIRADVTNLEETKNLFEMANKFLGSVDIVILNAGYFPQNRIKDMSLEDWDTVVDINLKGVFINTKIALDYLKEGGRIVVTSSITGNRVGNPGLAHYSASKGGVNGFIKTAALELSTLGITINAVEPGNIMTPGMEDVLGEKYIKDQESVIPLGKLGTPEDIAYAILFLASDEARYITGQSIIVDGGQTLPESAFDIH; encoded by the coding sequence ATGGCTTTCACAGTAAAAAATAAGAATGTCATTGTAACAGGTGGCGGAAAAGGTATAGGTTATGGAATAACGGAAGTATTTCTTAAAGAAGGTGCAAATGTTGTATTTTCAGGAAGAAATGTGGAACAGGGAGAAAGAACAGTTAAGGAATTATCTAAATATTCCGGAAAAATTAAATTTATTAGAGCGGATGTCACAAATTTGGAAGAAACTAAGAATTTATTTGAAATGGCTAATAAATTTTTGGGGTCAGTGGATATAGTCATATTAAATGCGGGTTATTTTCCGCAAAACAGAATCAAGGATATGTCCTTGGAAGATTGGGATACTGTAGTGGATATAAATCTAAAAGGAGTTTTCATAAATACTAAGATCGCCTTAGATTATCTAAAAGAAGGCGGAAGAATAGTTGTAACATCTTCAATAACAGGAAATAGAGTGGGCAACCCGGGGCTTGCACATTACAGCGCATCCAAGGGTGGAGTTAACGGATTTATAAAGACGGCAGCTCTTGAACTTTCAACCTTAGGAATCACTATTAACGCTGTTGAACCGGGCAATATAATGACACCGGGAATGGAAGATGTGCTTGGAGAAAAATATATCAAGGATCAAGAGTCTGTCATTCCTTTGGGTAAACTTGGAACACCTGAAGATATAGCCTATGCTATTTTATTTTTAGCTTCTGACGAGGCGAGATATATAACAGGTCAAAGCATAATAGTTGATGGAGGTCAGACGCTTCCTGAATCAGCCTTTGATATACATTAA
- a CDS encoding HAD-superfamily hydrolase, subfamily IB (The haloacid dehydrogenase (HAD) superfamily includes phosphatases, phosphonatases, P-type ATPases, beta-phosphoglucomutases, phosphomannomutases, and dehalogenases, which are involved in a variety of cellular processes ranging from amino acid biosynthesis to detoxification; High confidence in function and specificity), with the protein MKKTIALFDFDKTLTDTDSIILIWQYALKNKKVDKLFYYKKLLMGSVGYLSKSNFKVFKSNICQVINYLSEDELKDFAKYVYENHMLSDGIKYLNSLSVDYKMLVSASPINYLKYFYEYLDFDVIIGTELDENCNLLKENNKSQEKVKVIKEHLSSKKIEIDYENSMAFSDSYKDDKPMLSLVKNRFLINSRVKDPEYTNLNWK; encoded by the coding sequence ATGAAAAAAACAATAGCCTTATTTGACTTTGATAAAACGCTTACGGATACCGATAGCATAATATTGATTTGGCAATATGCCCTTAAGAATAAAAAAGTCGATAAATTATTTTACTATAAAAAACTTCTCATGGGTTCGGTGGGATACTTGTCCAAATCGAATTTTAAGGTTTTTAAGTCCAACATATGCCAAGTCATCAATTACCTTTCAGAAGATGAGCTCAAGGATTTCGCCAAATATGTATATGAGAACCACATGTTAAGTGACGGAATTAAATATTTAAATTCTTTGTCTGTGGATTATAAAATGCTGGTGTCCGCTTCTCCTATAAATTATCTTAAGTATTTTTATGAATATTTGGATTTTGATGTGATAATTGGTACAGAGCTTGATGAGAATTGCAATCTCTTAAAGGAAAATAACAAATCACAGGAAAAAGTCAAGGTTATAAAAGAACATCTTTCAAGCAAAAAAATTGAAATAGACTATGAAAATTCCATGGCTTTTTCAGATTCCTATAAAGACGATAAACCCATGCTCTCACTGGTAAAAAACAGATTTTTAATAAATTCAAGGGTAAAGGATCCTGAATATACAAATTTAAATTGGAAATAA
- the dinB gene encoding DNA polymerase IV (Poorly processive, error-prone DNA polymerase involved in untargeted mutagenesis. Copies undamaged DNA at stalled replication forks, which arise in vivo from mismatched or misaligned primer ends. These misaligned primers can be extended by PolIV. Exhibits no 3'-5' exonuclease (proofreading) activity. May be involved in translesional synthesis, in conjunction with the beta clamp from PolIII; High confidence in function and specificity), which yields MKNNIIHIDIDAFFAQVEEIDNPSLKGKAVAVGGLSNRGIITTANYEARKYGIHSAMPIFIAKNLCPHLIMVESNMAKYKKKSQEVFSIVDKISKVVERVSIDECYVDIAHLKNPVDEVFALKGRIYEQTGLTVSIGMSYNKFLAKIASDWNKPNGFMIIVRDDMPEILYKLDIKKVHGLGEISQNKLRNIGVNTVEDLMELSEELLEDMFGKLGLEIYERIRGNDNRVVKPDRIRKSLGVERTFLDTGDKKLLLEYLEKYSKRLYEDLKKSNLGFRTLSIKFKNSNFKVSTHSKTFSYTIKDYDEILSLSNSMFNEHYDNKKLRLMGLTASNLVNLDVLQLSFDDLLKK from the coding sequence ATGAAAAATAATATAATTCACATTGATATAGACGCTTTTTTTGCACAGGTTGAAGAAATAGACAATCCCTCGCTGAAGGGAAAAGCTGTAGCCGTTGGAGGATTAAGCAACAGAGGAATAATCACAACGGCTAATTATGAAGCGAGAAAATACGGGATACACTCCGCCATGCCCATATTTATAGCAAAAAATCTCTGCCCGCACTTAATAATGGTGGAGTCGAATATGGCTAAGTACAAAAAAAAGTCACAAGAGGTTTTCAGTATAGTGGATAAGATTTCAAAGGTTGTGGAAAGAGTATCTATTGACGAATGCTATGTTGATATCGCACATTTAAAAAATCCCGTGGATGAAGTATTTGCCTTGAAAGGAAGAATATATGAACAAACCGGACTTACTGTAAGCATAGGGATGTCTTATAATAAGTTTTTAGCTAAGATAGCCAGCGACTGGAACAAACCGAACGGTTTTATGATAATTGTACGTGATGATATGCCTGAAATATTGTATAAATTGGACATTAAAAAAGTTCACGGATTAGGAGAAATATCTCAGAATAAATTGAGAAATATCGGGGTAAACACAGTGGAAGACCTCATGGAGTTAAGTGAAGAATTGCTGGAGGATATGTTCGGCAAGCTGGGTCTGGAAATATATGAAAGGATCAGAGGCAATGACAACAGAGTTGTAAAGCCTGATAGAATAAGAAAGAGCTTAGGCGTTGAAAGGACCTTTTTAGATACCGGCGACAAAAAACTGTTGCTTGAATATTTGGAGAAATATTCAAAGAGGTTGTATGAAGATTTAAAAAAATCCAATCTCGGCTTTAGGACCCTCAGCATTAAATTTAAAAATTCAAATTTTAAGGTCAGCACCCATTCCAAGACTTTTTCCTATACCATAAAGGACTATGATGAAATATTGAGTCTGTCCAATTCCATGTTTAATGAACATTACGACAACAAAAAATTGCGCCTTATGGGATTAACCGCTTCCAATTTAGTAAACTTAGATGTTTTGCAGTTGTCCTTTGATGATTTGTTAAAAAAATAA
- the apt gene encoding Adenine phosphoribosyltransferase (Catalyzes a salvage reaction resulting in the formation of AMP, that is energically less costly than de novo synthesis; High confidence in function and specificity) → MDLVKKIRNIYDYPVDGIIFRDITTLLKDGDSFKDAIDQMISLRDDEIDIVVGIEARGFIIGAPIAYALGCGFVPIRKKGKLPHEKISADYELEYGTDSIEMHTDSIEKEQKVLIIDDLLATGGTSKRAIEMIESLGGIVVGLDFLIELEGLKGREKLKGYDVKSVIKY, encoded by the coding sequence ATGGATTTAGTTAAGAAAATCAGAAATATTTACGATTATCCTGTGGACGGAATAATATTTAGAGATATAACAACCTTGCTAAAAGATGGAGACAGCTTCAAAGATGCCATCGACCAAATGATATCTCTAAGAGATGATGAAATAGATATCGTAGTAGGGATTGAAGCCAGGGGATTTATCATCGGAGCTCCTATAGCCTATGCTCTCGGATGCGGTTTTGTTCCCATAAGAAAAAAAGGCAAACTGCCTCACGAAAAAATTTCCGCCGATTACGAACTTGAATATGGTACAGATTCTATAGAAATGCACACCGATTCAATTGAAAAAGAGCAGAAAGTTCTTATAATCGACGACCTTTTAGCGACAGGGGGTACTTCAAAAAGGGCAATTGAAATGATTGAGAGCCTTGGAGGCATAGTTGTAGGACTTGATTTTTTAATTGAACTTGAAGGTTTAAAGGGTCGTGAAAAGCTAAAGGGCTATGATGTTAAATCGGTAATTAAATATTAA
- a CDS encoding Hypothetical protein (Family membership) encodes MKEKFLKFMYGRYGTHYGLDALNKFALILSIIISLAIAFNLLPAEMRFVSYIFIFILYVRTFSRNINKRYEENQKFLEVTAPVRAVFTRLKNNATDKENKYMKCPNCGQELRVPRKKGRIRVICIRCKKEFQSRT; translated from the coding sequence ATGAAAGAAAAATTTTTAAAATTTATGTATGGAAGATACGGAACTCATTACGGTTTAGACGCTTTAAATAAATTTGCTCTCATCCTTTCTATAATAATATCCTTGGCTATCGCTTTTAATCTTCTTCCCGCTGAAATGAGATTTGTCAGCTATATTTTTATATTTATATTATATGTAAGAACTTTTTCCAGAAATATAAATAAAAGATATGAAGAAAATCAAAAATTTTTGGAAGTAACTGCACCTGTAAGGGCTGTATTTACGAGATTAAAAAACAATGCCACCGATAAGGAAAACAAATATATGAAATGCCCAAACTGTGGTCAAGAACTCAGGGTTCCCAGGAAAAAAGGCAGAATTAGAGTTATTTGTATTAGGTGCAAAAAAGAGTTTCAATCCAGAACATAA
- a CDS encoding putative membrane protein (Hypothetical protein) — translation MTYWPIILVVISNLIYHICAKSMPEKLNPFAALTVAYAIGMVVSAILFLVLNPQSNLLNEYKNLNWTSFVMGVFIVGIEVGYMYLYKSGWNINTGYIVVSIALAASLVIVGYFLYEESLSITKLMGIILCTAGVIMMRN, via the coding sequence ATGACTTATTGGCCTATAATTTTAGTAGTTATTTCAAATTTGATTTATCATATATGTGCTAAATCTATGCCGGAAAAATTAAATCCCTTCGCCGCGCTTACGGTAGCCTATGCAATAGGTATGGTGGTGTCGGCAATTCTGTTCCTTGTGCTTAACCCTCAATCAAATTTGTTAAATGAATACAAGAATTTAAATTGGACTTCTTTTGTCATGGGTGTGTTCATAGTGGGAATTGAGGTGGGATATATGTATCTTTACAAATCAGGGTGGAATATAAACACCGGATACATAGTAGTCAGCATAGCACTGGCCGCTTCGCTCGTAATAGTAGGATACTTCCTCTATGAGGAAAGCTTAAGCATTACAAAGCTGATGGGAATAATACTTTGTACAGCCGGAGTAATAATGATGAGAAATTAA